The Deinococcus sp. KSM4-11 genome contains the following window.
GCAGATCCTCCGGCCACGTGGGGGCCGCCGACACCGCCGGAGCAGCGGGCGGCGCCGGCTGGCTCGGGAAAGCGGCCGGGGCGGCCTGTGGGCCGGTCACCACGTCATCCACCCACGAGGGGGCAGGGGCGGCCGGCGCCGCGGGTGGGGCCGCCGGTCTGGGCGCGGCGGCGGGCGCGTTCAGCACCTCGTCCACCCAGGACGGCGCGTTTCCCTGGGGAGTCCGGTCGGTGCCCGCTTTATCGTCAGGGTTCGTCATGCCCCACAGTACGCCGCCAACCTGCCCGGAGTTTCATCCGCCGAAAGTCAGTGCTGGCGGACGCCGCGCGCCACGATCACCGGCAGCGGTACCGTGACCCGCCCGTCCGCGAAGAGGGGCGCGAGGTCCGCCCTGTGCTCCGCCTCGATCTGCGACCGCACCTCCGGCGTGAAGCCCGCCAGCGGCCCTCCCTCCAAGCCCGCCACGATGTCCGTCCAGCGCGTGTCCACGTCGGGCAGGACGTAGGGCACGTCGGTCTGTTCCACGGTCACCTCTGCAAGCCCCGCCGCCACGAACAGGTCGCAGGCGGCATCCTGGTTGGGAATGCGCCCCAGCGGCGGAAAGCCCGGCGTGACCCCGTGCGCGCCCAGCCGCGCCCGCCAGCGGCCCGGCAGGTCGCCCATCAGGCCCTGTCCGTACGACGACACCACCACCGTGCCCCCAGGCCGCACCACGCGCCGCCACTCCCGCAGCGCGGCGACCATGTCCGGCACGAAGAACAACCCCGAGGCACACACGACCACGTCGAAGGACGCGTCACCGAACGGCAGGGCGGTCGCGTCCGCCTGCACGAAGGAGACGTTCTGAAGGCCGCCCGCCCGCGAGCGCGCCACGCTCAGCATGCCGTCCGACAGGTCCGCCCCCACCACCCGGCCCCCCGGTTCGGTCTTTGCCGCGAGCGCTAGGGCCACGCTGCCCGTGCCCGTCATCACGTCCAGCACCTCCTGCCCGACGCGGACATCCAATTGATCGGCGACGAACTGCGCGGTCAGCGTCAGGAACCCCATCCGGTCGTAAGACGCCGCGAGGTTGTCGAACTGCCGCTGGTTGCGTTCCTCCCACCCCTCTGAAGTTGTCATGAATCACTGTACGCTGGGCCGCCCCGCCCGGTGGCCGGACTTCACCGGGAGGCTGGGCTTACAGTCCGGGAATCGGGGCGGCCACGTCCCTGATTGGATGCCCCCCGGCTGCCGAATCGCTGCCGATCTGTGTGGTCGCGTCGGTGAGCGACTGGATGTCGCTGTCGTTGAGCTGCCCGGCCTTGGCCCTGTTGCCGATGGCCGTGAACGACGCCTTGAGCTTGACCAGTTCCCCATCGAGCTTCTGCAACACCGGGTCGTGACTGGTATGCGCGACCTTCTCGGCCACGTTCACTTCGTGCGCCGCGAACAGCAGGGCCAGTCCGCCCTTCGCGAAGGCCGCGGTTCGCCCGGCCGCGCCACTGGCAAACCGTCCGGCCCGGTACGGCGCGAGCACCCAGTGATGGAACGCGTAGTACGCCACACCCAGGTGCGCGACAAAACGCGTCTTGTCCAGGATGGCGTGCGACGTGCTCAGCGGCCCGGCCACGACAGCAATGGAGGCGAGCACGGTCAGGCGGCGAACGGCAGAGGTGGTCATGCAGGAAGCGTGACCCTGGCCGCTCATCGACACATGAAACGGACGGTCAGGTCTCCAGCACGGCCCGCACCTGCGCCACCCGCTCCGCGACACTGCCGCGCAGCAGCGTGAACGGCACCCCGCGCGACGTCAGATCCTGCCGGATAAAGGCCTGCTGCACGCCGCGCACCTCGGTATTCGCCCGCCAGCCGTCCTGCTCGTGCGGCAGGTCGGTGCCACACAGGAAGGCGTGGGCGTACCGGAACCGGCACTCTGCGGCCAGGGCGTGCAGTTCCGGGCGGGCCGTGCCCGTCAGCAGGTACGACCACATCAGCGTCGTGGCGGCGTCGGTATCGCTGAACACCCAGCGGTGGACGCCGGGCGACGTGGCCGCCTCGTCCTCCAGCGCCCGGTGGCCCCGCGCGATTTCGAGGAAATGCTCCGGCGAGAGCGCCCCGTTCTCGCGCTCGTACACGTCCCGGCCGTACTCGCGCACCCAGGCGGTGCCAACGGCCTCCCCCAGCGCCCGCGTCAGGGTGCTCTTGCCGGTGCTCTCGGCGCCCAGGATCACCACCCGCCGCACGAAGTGGGCGTACACCAGGGGATCGAGGAAGTGCCGCAGGGTGTGAACGTCCGCCCGGAGGGCCGTGCCGCTGACCGGCACCGTTGCCCGAGCCTGATCTACACACACGTGCGCTGCACCCAGCGACGCCGCGAAGGCCTCGCCATAACTCTCGGACGTGTACACCACGTCCGGCTGCACACCCCAGCCGTCCAGCACCCCCCGCACGTACTCGCGGTGAACGTTGTCCGGCTCGTCATTGAGCGGCGGATTCGGCGCGTCCGGCAGCAGCTCCAGCCCCGGAACCAGCCGCGCCGGGTACAGCCTGCGAATCCACGTGCGCCGCAGCGGAGACGGCATGTCCGGGAAGTCGGGCCGCGAGTACACCCACACGCTGACCCGGTCGCATTCGGCCAGCGCCCGGTCGAGCACCCTCATGTGGCCCACGTGCAGCGGCGCGAACTTCCCGACGATCAGGCCATGCCGGTACCGCTGAACCACTATGGGTTCGCCTTGAAGACTTCGCGGATCAGGGTGTTGATCGCGTCGGTCAGGGCGGCCGTGGCCCGGTCGGCGGTGTTCTTCTCGTCGTTTCCGACATTCGTGGCCACCAGCACCGCCGCATTGCGGCCCGGCACGACCCACATGTAGGCGTAGTTGAAGGTGTTCGACCCCGTGTGCCACAGCAGCGGCCCCTTCGCCCACGGCACCGCCGGATTGATCGACCAGCCCTGCGCGTACACCGGCCTGTCCGGGCTGAAACTGTCGGTGTGCAGGCGCTTCCACGTCTCCGCTTTCAGGAACGCCGAGCCGCCCGCCTCGCCGGTCAGGTGCGCGATCAGGAACGGCGCCATGCCCATGACCGGACAGCGCACCCGATCCGACCCCTCGACCACCGCCGAGTTTCCGCTGTCCATGGGGAAGACCTGCACGCCCGTCGCCGTGAACCGGTGGGGCAGGGGATCGCCCGCCTCGCCCGGCCCGAAGGTGCAGCCGGTCATGCCCAGCGGCCCGAACAGTTCCTCACGCATCAGCGTCTGCCAGTCCTTGCCCGTGACCTTCTCGGCCATCATGGTGGCGGTCACGTAGCCCACGTTCGAGTACGAGTACCCGGCTGGCAGATGCGGCTGCGCGTACCCCTGCTCAATGAACGCCTTGCGGGCCGCCCACCGGTCACCCGCCATGGCGGGCGGCGGCAGGTGTGGCGTGCCCGCGCGGTGGGCCAGCAGCGTGCGCAGGGTCACGTCCCGGTACTCGTCGCGCATCTTCACGTCGGGCAGCACGTCCACCACCTTGCTGTCCCAGCTCAGCAGGCCCTTCTCGACCAGCCGCGCGATCATGGTGGCCGTCATGGTCTTGCTGGTCGAGCCCAGCTGGAACACGCTGCTGGCGGTCACCGCCGCCCCGCCCGGCGTGACGTTCCCCGACACGCCCGCCCCGAACATGCCGGAGCCGGTCACGGCCACCCCCATCAGGGCCGGCAGGCCGTACTTGGCGCGCAGCCCGTCCAGCAGGCCTGAGAAGTCCTGGATCGGGGCTGTCTGGGCCAGGGAAGTGCTGCCCAGCAGGGCCGCCGCCAGAATGACGTTACGCATGCTCAAGTGTACCCGCGGTCAGCCGGGCTTCATCCCGCCTCCAGGTGCGCCAGCCGTACACGCTCATGCCCGCCAGGATGAACTGCAGGGTGAACAGCATCCAGTAGCTCGCATGCCAGAAGTACACGGCCTGCACCGCATTCACCACGATCCACACCGGCCACGACCACGCCCAGCGGCGCGTGGTGCCGAAGTTCGCCACCAGCGACAACGTGACCGCCACGAACTGCACCCAGTTCCACGCGGCAGTGAAATCCGTGACCGCCACCGTGTACGCGAAGATCGCCAGGCTCGCCACCCACGTCACGCCGTACCACACCGGCTCGTTGAAGTGGATCTCGCCCCGTGCCCGGCGGGCTTCCAGGTGCCACAGGTATAGCCCGTGAATGCCGAAGAGCAGGTACGTGACCTGCAAGCCCGCCAGCATCCACTGCCCGCCCGCCAGGAAGAGCAGGAAGTACGGCAGCAGCGACAGGTTGCTCCAGTGCCAGTACGCGCTGGATTTGCCGAACAGGAAGTACAGGCTGACCAGCACGCACAGCCCGCCCGACAGGTCGAGGGCCAGCGGGGGAATGTTCACGCCAAACACGTTCATGACGCCACCGCCAGCAGCCGGGCAAAGGCGGTCTCCCAGGGCCGCGTGGGCACGACCGGCCACGCGCGTTCCCGCGACCGCGCGGCCAGCCACTGTCCGAAAGCCACGCTGACGGCGGCCCGGAGGTGCTGCGGCCCGGCCTCCGGCTCACGGCTCAGGAAGTTGGCGAGGAGCTGGACTTGCTCCGGCTCGTCGATCAGGGCGCCGCGCACCCGCCCGGCTTCGATGAACGGCGCGAGGGCCGGTTCGTCCCACAGTTCCGGCGTCAGGTCATCGCCCTCCAGCACGGCGGGCCGCTCGGCCTCCAGACGATCCACGACGACCGCCGCGAACGCGGGCCGCAGCACCCGCGTGACCTCGGCGGTGCGCGCCGCGATCTCACCCGCGCCCAGCGAGAAGGGATCGGGGTGCGTGCTCCACCAGTGCAGCGTGGGCTGTCCTTCAGGGGTGGTCAGGTGCTCCCAGAGCACGTTGAAATCGTCCGCCTCGGCCAGGGCCACGCCGAAATGCTGCGCCAGCGCCCCAGCGACCGACGACTTTCCCACGCCGGACGCCCCGCCGATCACGAACACGTCCCAGGAGCGCGGTGCGGTCATGCCCCGCCCCGCAACTGTCCGCGCAGTTCCATCAACAGTTCGCCCAGGCGGTTGCGGCCCGAACCGTCGCCGCCATCGGCCCAGTAGGCATCGTTGCGTGTGTGCTCGACCAGCACCGCCTCCCCCGTACCCAGCAGCAGCGCCCGTAAGTCCGCGTGCTGCGTGAACTTCGCGTGCAGCGCCACGCGCATCACGTCGTCCTTCGCTGCCTCCCAGTCGGTGCGGAACGGCAGGTCGCGCCGCCGGCCCAGCTGCGCCGCCAGCATCGGCGTCGGCTGGGCGCGCACCTCCTCGACATGGGGTGTGCCCACGAATTTCTGTGCCTGGAAGTAATGCTCGGACGTGGGCCAGACCAAACCATCCAGCTCGATGGGATGCCGGCTAAAGTTGCTGAACTCCCCGTACGGCTTATCAGTCGCGTAAAACAGAATCGGTTCCATCTTCAGACCTCCACATCTGTCCTGCCGCCCGCCAACCCGCAGGAGTACAGTTTTCCCAGGAACCCGCCCACAGGCTGGAAGCCCTCACTCAGGTCGCGTCGTACGTGAGCACTTCAACCGCCGTTTCCCGGCACTGGAGGAACGATGACCGCCCACCACCGAAGGCCCCGCCCGCCCGGCTTGGCGTTCCTGACGCTCGCCATCACCGCCTGCGGCGGCGGCCTGCCCACGCCCAGCTCGCTCGTCCCCACCGCCACGATCTTCTCCGGCCAGGTCGAGAACGGTACCAACGCCAATCCCCTCCCTACCACCGTCACCATCGTCGGCACCAACCTGCAAGGCGCCACCCTCGACTTCGGCGGCGAAGGCCCCGGCACGGCTCTGAACATCAATGCTGCGGGCACCGTCTTGACTGTCGTCGCCCCACCCAACCTGCCCGGACGTCGCCCCGTGATCGTCCGCACCCCATACGGCAAGGTGAACGCCGGCGTGTACACCTTCCGGCAACCCACGCCCAGACCCATCGTGTACCTGCTGACCGCCTACCCCACCAGCGGCCCCGCCACCGGCGGCACCACCGTCACCCTGGCCTTCGACGGCAACCTCACGTACAACCCCGCCGACCCACCCGGCTTCACCCTGCCCGACGTGTACTTCGGTGCCGTCCAGGCTACCGGCGTCACCGCGCCCGTCCAGATGCCCGGCGGCCTGGAACGTTACACCATCACCGCCGTCGCTCCGCCCGGCACCGGCTTCGTCGATATCACCCTGAAATGCCCGGTGGCGAGCTGCTACACCTTCAGTACCACCGATTCCGTGCCCTACCAATACGTGCCTTGAGCGGTGCGACCATGCTGGTCTGACACGCGGGCCATTGCCTTGCCGGGCCGTACGAACGAGATCGAGACCACTCACCATTCATCTCCTCAAATCCGTGTGAGCACAGCCACCTGCCTGGCCAGGGCCGTTAGATTCCAGACTTCGCCTTCCCGCACCAGAAACCCCTGTTGCGCCAGCCCCAGCAGCGCCGCCGCGAACTCCTGCCGGGACAGGCCCGCCACCGTCGCCGTGCCGTTCACGGGCACGCTGTCCCCAAACGGGTCAATCGGGTCGAGCAGGTCGAACATTCCTACAAACACCCGCAGTTCCCGATCCGACATTCCCTCTATGATCCGCATGGTCTGGAACTTGTCCGGCGCGGGCGGCGGGAAGCTCAGCACGCACCCGGCCAGCGCCCGGGCAATGAAGCGCAGCTTGTCTTCCGATTCAGCCATTTCGGCGGCGCGGACGGCCTGGACGACGTTAGCCTGGAAGGCATCGGAACGAAGGTAGGTGTGATCTACCGCCCCTGCAAAAGCAACCAGCAGAGCGTGGAATTCGGTCTGAACGTGCGTGGCGAGACGCGCCGCCTGCCGCTGGTTAGCGTAAGCGAACCACTCCGAGAGGGAAGAAGCGGGGAGACCAAGCGGCTCCAGCGACTGGAGAGCGGGGAAGAGGGGGAGGAGAGCGTTCATAAATGCTTCAACTCGCGCGTTAAACCCCCTAATGCTGCGGCGATTCCGTTTTTGGGGAACGGAATGTATACAACCCCTTGAATATTTGTTGGTATGTTTACTTCATTCTCGTGGAGCAGACACACCCTATCCGCGCCGTACTTACCCTGAAAATAGCCGATTTCATGAATGACATTCTCTCTAGCTCTAACTTGCTCGTCTAAAGTAAAGTCGTCGCCCGTCATAACAATTACCGCATATCCGCAGTTATCCGATTCATCGATTAGCTTTTGGAAGATGGTTCTACCCCTATTGGCCTCTTGAGCTAGTTCAAGAGTGGGAATTTCCAAAGTGCGTTCGACAAATTCTTGAATCTCTCGCCAAGCAGCATCCCGTCCATGCGATAGAAAAACTCTTCTAGGCCTCGGTGACAACCTTGAGCCCCGAGAATTTTTGCTGCTCCATACCGATAAGAGGATACCAATTTCGTCCGAAATCGCGTGTAGATCATCTGAATGGTAGTATTCTTCACTAGAACCTGAGCCAGACTGGTAGATCTCTGGAGGTCTAGAGGAAGTCAACAACCCTTCTGGCGGAGAAATTTCAGAGATGAATTCATTCTTTATACGAAAATATGACTCTACTAGCTGCTTTATTCGCTTTGCCGGCGTTCCGTAAGAAGGAGCTATACCCGTGTCAATAGCATTTTTTATAGCAGCAGCAGAATCGACGATCGAACTCACGCCCGGCCCCTTACCTCGTCCAGCGTGTCCCTCACCAGCAACTCCCCGTCCCGGTACACGGTTCGCATGAGGCTGCCGGGAAAGTCTGTATCGAAGGTCTTGTACGCCTTCGTGACCATGCGGCCGTTTTCCTGCACCAGATCGAGGACGCCGTCCTTGCTGCGTTTGCCCGGATCGGTCACGGGGTCTTTGTAGATGCCCCGGTACTCGCCGTCGATTAGGCCCGCGCTGGCCTTGTAAGCGAAACGCTGGGTGTCCCGGTCGACTTTCTGCAACAGCGCTCCGCCCATGCCGAAGGCGACGTTCTCGGCGCTGTAGCCGTCCACGTCGAGGTTCCCCAGGATCTGCCGGATGGTCTGTTCGTCGATGCCGTCGCCCTGGATCACGCGGACGTGGTTCAGGACTTTGTAGCCCTTGCTGTTG
Protein-coding sequences here:
- a CDS encoding class I SAM-dependent methyltransferase; the encoded protein is MTTSEGWEERNQRQFDNLAASYDRMGFLTLTAQFVADQLDVRVGQEVLDVMTGTGSVALALAAKTEPGGRVVGADLSDGMLSVARSRAGGLQNVSFVQADATALPFGDASFDVVVCASGLFFVPDMVAALREWRRVVRPGGTVVVSSYGQGLMGDLPGRWRARLGAHGVTPGFPPLGRIPNQDAACDLFVAAGLAEVTVEQTDVPYVLPDVDTRWTDIVAGLEGGPLAGFTPEVRSQIEAEHRADLAPLFADGRVTVPLPVIVARGVRQH
- a CDS encoding AAA family ATPase, which produces MVQRYRHGLIVGKFAPLHVGHMRVLDRALAECDRVSVWVYSRPDFPDMPSPLRRTWIRRLYPARLVPGLELLPDAPNPPLNDEPDNVHREYVRGVLDGWGVQPDVVYTSESYGEAFAASLGAAHVCVDQARATVPVSGTALRADVHTLRHFLDPLVYAHFVRRVVILGAESTGKSTLTRALGEAVGTAWVREYGRDVYERENGALSPEHFLEIARGHRALEDEAATSPGVHRWVFSDTDAATTLMWSYLLTGTARPELHALAAECRFRYAHAFLCGTDLPHEQDGWRANTEVRGVQQAFIRQDLTSRGVPFTLLRGSVAERVAQVRAVLET
- a CDS encoding serine hydrolase; this translates as MRNVILAAALLGSTSLAQTAPIQDFSGLLDGLRAKYGLPALMGVAVTGSGMFGAGVSGNVTPGGAAVTASSVFQLGSTSKTMTATMIARLVEKGLLSWDSKVVDVLPDVKMRDEYRDVTLRTLLAHRAGTPHLPPPAMAGDRWAARKAFIEQGYAQPHLPAGYSYSNVGYVTATMMAEKVTGKDWQTLMREELFGPLGMTGCTFGPGEAGDPLPHRFTATGVQVFPMDSGNSAVVEGSDRVRCPVMGMAPFLIAHLTGEAGGSAFLKAETWKRLHTDSFSPDRPVYAQGWSINPAVPWAKGPLLWHTGSNTFNYAYMWVVPGRNAAVLVATNVGNDEKNTADRATAALTDAINTLIREVFKANP
- a CDS encoding nicotinamide mononucleotide transporter family protein, which gives rise to MNVFGVNIPPLALDLSGGLCVLVSLYFLFGKSSAYWHWSNLSLLPYFLLFLAGGQWMLAGLQVTYLLFGIHGLYLWHLEARRARGEIHFNEPVWYGVTWVASLAIFAYTVAVTDFTAAWNWVQFVAVTLSLVANFGTTRRWAWSWPVWIVVNAVQAVYFWHASYWMLFTLQFILAGMSVYGWRTWRRDEARLTAGTLEHA
- a CDS encoding NADAR family protein, which gives rise to MEPILFYATDKPYGEFSNFSRHPIELDGLVWPTSEHYFQAQKFVGTPHVEEVRAQPTPMLAAQLGRRRDLPFRTDWEAAKDDVMRVALHAKFTQHADLRALLLGTGEAVLVEHTRNDAYWADGGDGSGRNRLGELLMELRGQLRGGA
- a CDS encoding TIR domain-containing protein, whose translation is MSSIVDSAAAIKNAIDTGIAPSYGTPAKRIKQLVESYFRIKNEFISEISPPEGLLTSSRPPEIYQSGSGSSEEYYHSDDLHAISDEIGILLSVWSSKNSRGSRLSPRPRRVFLSHGRDAAWREIQEFVERTLEIPTLELAQEANRGRTIFQKLIDESDNCGYAVIVMTGDDFTLDEQVRARENVIHEIGYFQGKYGADRVCLLHENEVNIPTNIQGVVYIPFPKNGIAAALGGLTRELKHL